The sequence AGACCCTCGTCCGCGGGCGCCTGCTGGACGCCGCCAGCGACGGGGTGATCGCCGAGGGCACCATCGTCATCACGGCCCAGCGCGGCCAGTGGCAAACCTCCACCCGCAGCGACAGCGCGGGCAACTTCGAGTTTCCGGAGGTGGGGCTCGGCGCCTCCCGGCTGCGGGCCTCGCGGATCGGCTATCGCGAGGTTTTGGGAGAGCTGGCGCTGGAATCGGACTCGGTGGTGTCGGTGGAACTGCGGATGGCGGCGCAGTCGGTGGTGCTTCAGCCGGTGACGGTGATGTCGCGTTCCGGGCAGCGGATGAGCCCGGCGATGCGCGGGTTCATGGAGCGGATGCAAACGGGGCACGGGCGTTTCATCACGCGGTCGGAGATCCTGGGCCGGCGGGCGGGGCGCGTGACCGACGTGCTCACCGGCATTCCCAACCTTCGCCCGAGCTCCGGGCGGATGGGCACGTCGGGCCACCCGATGTCGCGCGGCAGCAGCACCTCCCAGTGCCAGATGATGTTCATCATCGACGGGGTGCGGATGATCCACCCGATGCCCAGCGCTCCCCGCGTGCGGCCCGCGGAGTTCGTGATCGACGACTACGTCAGCCCCTCGGAGATCGACGGCATCGAGGTATACCGCGGCGAGGCCGACACCCCGTCCCAGTTCGTCACGCCCCTCGTCCGCTGCGGGACCATCGTCATCTGGACGCGGCGCGGAAAACGCTTGTAGGCGCCCCCGGGCCCCTCCCCAGCAAACCCCGCCGGGAGAGGGGAGAACGTTCGACGGGCTGCCGATGGATGCCTCGGGAGGGCCCCTCTCCCGGCCTCTCCCCCGCAAACAGCGCGGGAGAGAGGAGCACTTCGATCGAGGTTCGACGGGCTGCCTCGCATGCCTCGGGAGCCCCCTCTCCCCGGCCCTCTCCCCCGCTTCGCAGGGGAAAGGGAGAATTCGTGTGCGCTTCGTCGTACCCACGCACGAAAGCCTGTCGGCCTGAAGGCCCAGGCGCACCGTACCGGCCCGCAGCACAGCCGTCGCGGGCCGAAGGATCTGGCCTGGGACACTTCTCAGCCCGGGCGCGGCAGCGAGCACGATACCTGGGACGCGTCTGCCCGGCGGCCCTCGCCCGGCCGCGATTCAGGAGCGGGTCGTGGGGCCGGTGGACCCCGCGGCTGGAAACGCGGAAAGCCCCGACTTTGGGCGCTCTCGCGTCCCGCTCGGGGCCTCAACCGCGCCCGACAGCCTGGGCGCGCACGACTGGTTTGCGGGCACCACAACAAGCCAGTCCGCGAAGGCGGACTTCGTGTGGTCGTTGCCGCGAATTCATTCGCCCCAGCGGAGCCGGGCTCTACTCCCCAGTCCCGGCGCCCGGCCCGGTCGCAGCCCCCGTTCCCGCCACCGCGGGCGTTTCCCACCGCAGTTCCCACTCGCAG comes from Longimicrobium sp. and encodes:
- a CDS encoding carboxypeptidase-like regulatory domain-containing protein — encoded protein: MRSSRRLALAGLAAALSFAIPAPAQTLVRGRLLDAASDGVIAEGTIVITAQRGQWQTSTRSDSAGNFEFPEVGLGASRLRASRIGYREVLGELALESDSVVSVELRMAAQSVVLQPVTVMSRSGQRMSPAMRGFMERMQTGHGRFITRSEILGRRAGRVTDVLTGIPNLRPSSGRMGTSGHPMSRGSSTSQCQMMFIIDGVRMIHPMPSAPRVRPAEFVIDDYVSPSEIDGIEVYRGEADTPSQFVTPLVRCGTIVIWTRRGKRL